One genomic region from Cardinium endosymbiont of Dermatophagoides farinae encodes:
- a CDS encoding MotA/TolQ/ExbB proton channel family protein, with protein MTIYTTLLGLLLKGGWLMFPLLLLSLISIYIIVERLFTYRKYLNFSSSFLETIEEAIDNGDASKVQQICMEQDNIIQKVISKGIEQRQASNITLVLENESSRVVSFLEEKLSLLATIAGAAPMIGFLGTVTGMIQTFMAISQEKHQLSSQVFSGGIYQAMITTVAGLIVGIIAYLGYNYCVAQVNKATVRLSYLVNLFLTKVR; from the coding sequence ATGACTATATATACCACACTATTAGGCCTACTGTTAAAAGGCGGTTGGTTAATGTTTCCCCTTTTACTTCTATCTTTAATAAGTATTTACATAATAGTGGAGCGTTTATTCACCTATCGGAAGTATTTGAACTTTTCCAGTAGCTTCTTAGAGACAATAGAAGAAGCAATAGACAATGGAGATGCATCAAAAGTACAGCAGATCTGCATGGAACAAGATAATATTATACAAAAAGTAATTAGCAAAGGGATAGAGCAGCGGCAGGCTTCAAATATTACATTGGTTTTAGAAAATGAATCCAGTAGGGTAGTATCCTTTTTGGAAGAAAAGCTTTCTTTACTGGCTACGATTGCTGGAGCCGCACCTATGATTGGGTTTTTAGGTACTGTAACCGGTATGATTCAAACATTTATGGCCATTTCCCAAGAAAAGCATCAGCTCTCTTCTCAGGTTTTTTCAGGTGGAATCTACCAGGCTATGATTACAACCGTAGCAGGGTTGATTGTTGGTATTATAGCCTATTTAGGTTATAATTATTGTGTTGCTCAAGTTAATAAAGCTACAGTAAGGTTGAGCTATCTAGTCAACCTTTTTTTAACTAAGGTCAGGTAG
- a CDS encoding formylglycine-generating enzyme family protein, which produces MSGCGTIPDDEGEIVGHSNKVRLTSKPPLGMVLIPAGTFLMGGGVNQGMVAKTNITQVTTVAPFYMDQAPITNAQYRAFIAIVQADPAAYGLDEAYINEKLIPDTTVWRKDFPDMFMDDSFGKSYWENPCYDSHPVLGIKFEAAQQFARVRTIYRNKYLEAKGKPPLPPFRLPTAAEREYAAKGGRSSGQYPWGGPTVRDQKNRLLANFQVTKGNYAASGYAYTSPVKAFPPNDYGLYDMAGNVSEWCEDVYTPLLIHKSATISPLYKEQEGLFRVIKGGSWKDYAYMLQTGVSDCEHKDVARSYIGFRCVMSAI; this is translated from the coding sequence ATGAGCGGTTGTGGCACCATTCCTGATGACGAAGGAGAAATTGTAGGTCACAGCAATAAAGTAAGATTGACAAGCAAGCCCCCTTTGGGCATGGTCCTTATTCCGGCCGGTACATTTTTAATGGGTGGAGGGGTGAACCAAGGCATGGTGGCCAAAACCAATATCACACAAGTTACAACTGTAGCTCCATTCTATATGGATCAAGCACCCATTACCAATGCACAATACCGCGCATTCATAGCTATTGTCCAAGCTGATCCTGCAGCATATGGATTGGACGAAGCATATATCAACGAAAAGTTAATCCCTGACACAACCGTTTGGCGAAAAGATTTTCCTGATATGTTTATGGATGACTCATTTGGTAAAAGCTATTGGGAGAATCCTTGCTATGATAGTCATCCTGTATTGGGTATCAAGTTCGAAGCAGCGCAGCAGTTTGCACGCGTTCGTACCATTTACAGGAACAAGTATTTAGAAGCGAAGGGGAAACCTCCTCTTCCCCCATTTAGGCTTCCTACAGCTGCTGAAAGGGAATATGCTGCAAAAGGAGGCCGATCTTCTGGGCAGTATCCATGGGGTGGCCCTACTGTAAGAGACCAAAAGAATAGGCTATTGGCTAATTTTCAGGTTACAAAGGGGAATTATGCAGCATCTGGTTATGCCTATACTTCTCCCGTAAAGGCTTTCCCACCTAATGACTATGGCTTATACGATATGGCAGGTAATGTTTCAGAATGGTGTGAAGATGTATACACGCCTTTGCTTATCCATAAAAGTGCCACGATTAGTCCTTTGTATAAAGAACAAGAAGGCCTGTTTAGGGTCATTAAAGGAGGCTCTTGGAAAGACTATGCCTATATGCTACAAACAGGAGTTTCTGATTGTGAGCATAAAGATGTTGCACGTTCTTATATCGGCTTTAGGTGCGTGATGTCTGCCATATAA
- a CDS encoding GldM family protein: MIPKDKEVKLKVYNGDHLIGIESFMVQDIPIPQIAITTRNKPIDMKLGVAAPGPRVLEVQVIPNKYFQDFLPKDARYRVVEWVITLARGSRPVHTLTANQSVVDLHSIASLAKPGDRLVIEVKKIERKNFKNEIETIIDRSCFNVLLN, from the coding sequence GTGATTCCTAAGGATAAAGAAGTTAAGTTGAAAGTATATAATGGCGACCACTTAATCGGTATAGAATCTTTTATGGTACAAGACATTCCCATTCCACAAATTGCCATTACCACTAGAAATAAGCCTATTGATATGAAATTAGGCGTAGCCGCACCTGGCCCTAGGGTACTTGAAGTGCAAGTAATCCCCAACAAGTATTTTCAAGATTTTCTACCCAAAGATGCTAGGTATCGGGTAGTAGAATGGGTAATTACGTTGGCACGCGGTAGTCGTCCTGTGCATACATTAACTGCAAATCAAAGCGTTGTAGATTTGCATAGCATAGCCTCCCTTGCCAAACCCGGTGATCGTTTGGTTATTGAGGTAAAGAAAATAGAAAGAAAAAACTTTAAAAATGAAATTGAAACCATTATAGATAGATCATGTTTTAATGTTTTACTTAATTAA
- a CDS encoding ExbD/TolR family protein, whose translation MKISTKNKIDASFSMASMTDIIFLLLIFLLITASYSPKALPVDLPLSTNEKTESAQVNVTVTAQPAYYVEGKRVAFSQLQNVLEGLLVKTSSKVVVLHMDKRLSIAHMVKVADIANGLGAAVSIATEFEKKR comes from the coding sequence ATGAAAATCAGTACAAAAAATAAGATAGATGCCTCTTTTAGCATGGCCTCTATGACTGACATTATATTTTTACTATTGATTTTTTTACTGATTACAGCCAGTTATAGCCCCAAGGCCCTTCCTGTTGACTTGCCATTGAGTACAAATGAAAAAACTGAATCTGCCCAAGTTAATGTAACCGTTACTGCTCAGCCAGCTTATTATGTGGAAGGAAAACGAGTTGCCTTTAGCCAACTACAAAATGTGTTAGAAGGTTTACTAGTAAAAACATCTAGTAAAGTAGTTGTATTACATATGGATAAAAGACTTTCTATAGCCCATATGGTTAAAGTAGCTGATATAGCTAATGGATTAGGGGCTGCTGTTTCTATAGCAACCGAATTTGAAAAGAAACGATGA
- the gldL gene encoding gliding motility protein GldL: MKDKRTNNPFTYKFYNTIMPFVYNIGAAVVIFGAMFKLLNLPGGNIMLGLGLSTEAFIFLLSAFEPKEEAVDWSRVYPELAPDYKGGPLVGGTAKTPHTIAQKFDQCLEKASIDISLLENLAAVMRRFSDNMANVPSFAQVGEVTEAYMNHVGKATRVIGDLAKVNDAVGNALQSFASLSSEDKLTHYFGQMEEMAHTLTSMNGLYKKALAHMEAQTNHTSTLYDHLETALKAMEVAGNEALHFKKELALLNEKMTALNEIYAKTLTAFKS, encoded by the coding sequence ATGAAAGATAAGCGCACAAATAACCCTTTTACCTATAAGTTTTATAATACCATAATGCCCTTTGTTTACAATATTGGTGCAGCCGTTGTCATTTTTGGGGCCATGTTTAAGCTATTAAATCTCCCTGGGGGCAACATCATGTTAGGGCTTGGCCTTTCTACGGAAGCATTCATTTTCCTTTTAAGTGCCTTTGAACCTAAGGAAGAAGCAGTAGATTGGTCACGGGTATATCCTGAACTAGCCCCTGATTATAAGGGTGGGCCTTTGGTAGGTGGTACTGCAAAGACCCCTCATACCATTGCCCAAAAGTTTGACCAATGCTTGGAAAAAGCCTCTATAGACATCTCTTTGTTAGAAAATTTAGCTGCTGTGATGCGCCGTTTTTCAGACAATATGGCTAATGTTCCTTCTTTTGCACAAGTTGGTGAGGTCACAGAAGCCTATATGAACCATGTAGGCAAGGCTACCCGGGTTATTGGAGACCTTGCTAAGGTAAACGATGCCGTTGGGAACGCACTTCAGTCTTTTGCAAGCTTATCTTCCGAGGATAAATTAACCCATTATTTTGGTCAAATGGAAGAAATGGCCCATACATTAACCTCAATGAATGGGCTCTATAAAAAAGCCTTGGCCCATATGGAAGCCCAAACGAACCATACCAGTACCCTCTATGACCATTTAGAAACTGCTTTAAAAGCAATGGAAGTAGCAGGTAACGAAGCGCTACACTTTAAAAAAGAACTAGCCTTACTAAATGAAAAAATGACCGCTTTAAATGAAATATATGCCAAGACTTTAACCGCTTTTAAAAGCTAA
- the gldN gene encoding gliding motility protein GldN codes for MSLNKPFFILLIGLSSATPSFGRTDHLSESYSPHATRPIARAYILYAKKVWRDIYLNEKKNGPCFMRGKEISKVIVDGVKNGLLVPYTDDTLTEIMPQPQFLKNLQIPGEDPSSSTLIHEFFPKEISILRLAEHVIFNKVTARQEYDIESIQLIVPGRNNPPTYLDHTIATFKYKDLIDYFNKLPFESICWYNTANAAESLTWIDAFALRLFGSRIIKVGNVDDATVDELYEKKPGDPGGLMASQRLAIEIDVDIEGDFSEH; via the coding sequence ATGTCTTTAAACAAGCCTTTTTTTATCCTATTGATTGGGCTAAGTAGTGCCACGCCATCTTTTGGGCGCACAGATCATTTATCAGAAAGTTATAGTCCCCATGCCACTCGGCCTATAGCTAGGGCCTATATTTTATACGCCAAAAAAGTTTGGCGGGATATTTATTTAAATGAAAAAAAAAATGGCCCTTGCTTTATGCGTGGCAAAGAAATTTCCAAAGTCATTGTGGATGGAGTAAAAAATGGACTACTTGTACCTTATACCGATGACACGCTAACCGAAATCATGCCTCAGCCACAATTCTTGAAAAATTTACAAATTCCAGGAGAAGATCCATCTTCATCAACCCTGATTCATGAATTTTTTCCAAAAGAGATTTCTATATTAAGGCTGGCAGAGCATGTGATCTTTAATAAAGTTACCGCTAGACAAGAGTATGATATTGAATCTATTCAGTTAATTGTTCCAGGTAGAAACAATCCACCTACCTATTTAGATCATACCATAGCTACTTTCAAATATAAAGATCTAATAGATTACTTTAATAAATTACCTTTTGAATCAATTTGTTGGTATAACACTGCTAATGCTGCAGAAAGCTTAACCTGGATAGATGCTTTTGCACTTAGATTATTTGGCAGCAGGATTATAAAAGTCGGCAATGTAGATGATGCTACTGTAGATGAGTTGTATGAAAAAAAGCCTGGTGATCCCGGTGGGCTTATGGCTTCTCAAAGGTTAGCAATAGAAATTGATGTAGATATAGAAGGTGATTTTTCTGAACATTAG